The following are encoded together in the Lathyrus oleraceus cultivar Zhongwan6 chromosome 3, CAAS_Psat_ZW6_1.0, whole genome shotgun sequence genome:
- the LOC127129635 gene encoding uncharacterized protein LOC127129635 encodes MRHLIANAYDWVCIDLTRYSFSEAFFLLRSMPPQNPFGRIMCIGWLSKTQYFVQVYLKSGCPIPKTSPEWMPHFTKETETWSYHFLERMEESNKLSYIERESNKEISEKESPINIDLGEIGQAYILVYMNNTKGSDPEYVSPDTLHFNGKNSYTIYFTNVHLRKHPYL; translated from the exons ATGAGACATCTTATTGCAAATGCTTATGATTGGGTGTGTATTGATTTGACACGATATAGTTTCTCGGAAGCATTTTTTCTACTTCGGAGTATGCCACCTCAAAATCCATTTGGACGTATCATGTGTATTGGATGGCTTTCAAAAACACAATattttgttcaagtttatttAAAATCGGGGTGTCCTATACCAAAGACATCACCGGAGTGGATGCCACATTTCACAAAAGAGACTGAAACTTGGTCATATCACTTTCTGGAAAGAATGGAAGAGTCTAACAAGTTAAGTTacattgaaagagaatcaaataaGGAAATATCAGAGAAGGAATCACCAATAAATATAGATTTAGGTG AAATTGGCCAAGCATATATACTAGTCTATATGAACAATACTAAGGGGAGTGATCCCGAATATGTATCTCCGGACACGCTCCATTTTAATGGTAAAAACAGCTACACAATATACTTTACAAACGTGCATCTCCGTAAACACCCTTATTTGTAA
- the LOC127132499 gene encoding hydrophobic protein RCI2B, which produces MGTATFVDILLAIVLPPLGVFSKLGLEEEFWICLILTLFGYLPGILYAIYIITK; this is translated from the exons ATGGGTACAGCTACCTTCGTCGATATCCTTCTTGCCATCGTTCTCCCACCTCTTGGTGTCTTCTCCAAGCTTGGCTTAGAA GAGGAGTTCTGGATCTGTTTGATTCTCACTCTTTTTGGCTATCTTCCTGGAATTCTCTATGCTATTTACATTATCACTAAGTGA